The proteins below are encoded in one region of Scylla paramamosain isolate STU-SP2022 chromosome 8, ASM3559412v1, whole genome shotgun sequence:
- the LOC135102903 gene encoding carbohydrate sulfotransferase 15-like: MAKIKYFLVTLTALCFFLLVYLNWNTVKLQSSRFRPVPMHKEGFRMVEDIGILKALEVKFLPNFKNPCWYEVRRHNRQPHPQDVQHFQIVPSAMQHRYRSINHADEVLQCLPYFFLIGQPKCATTDIFHRINSHPDVAKPVVKGPNWWTRKRFGMPYVPQPVPLSEYINLFNASKIKGYKQTSGELQDTWEYPRITGDGSTSTLWDSAPTMGYLHHLMTTHKGTNIVQVLLQGRKESNSVPNVRNSSKIDAISYEHAHSHEWNQSPAPQRGIVLPFTVADVIHLILPKSRIIAVFREPVSRLFSSYLFFTKKGDLSPRHFDESVRTSIQKWNACVRQYSDRTCAYNKTLQNAMGVRLYNGLYNIYIKDWLQVFPREQVLVLRMEDYHNNVTKTLASIYHHLGLRSATPDKNKRINIHKVYNKNMKKFLVGDMFGSTRKILQEFYKPYNKDLANLLNDPKFKWEDVSATL; this comes from the exons ATGGCAAAGATCAAATACTTCTTAGTAACACTGACGGcactctgcttcttcctcctggTGTACCTGAACTGGAATACTGTCAAACTTCAGT CTTCTAGATTTAGGCCTGTTCCAATGCACAAGGAAGGATTTAGAATGGTGGAGGACATTGGGATACTGAAG GCCTTGGAAGTGAAGTTTCTTCCCAACTTCAAGAATCCGTGTTGGTATGAAGTGCGGAGGCACAACAGGCAACCCCACCCCCAGGATGTGCAGCACTTCCAAATAGTGCCGTCAGCAATGCAACACAG GTACAGGAGTATTAATCACGCTGATGAAGTGCTACAATgccttccatatttttttttgattgGGCAACCCAAGTGTGCCACAACAGACATCTTCCACAGAATCAACAGCCACCCTGATGTGGCAAAGCCTGTGGTGAAAGGACCAAACTGGTGGACCAGAAAAAGATTTG GGATGCCATATGTTCCACAGCCAGTACCTTTGAGTGAGTACATAAATTTGTTTAATGCATCCAAAATCAAAGGATATAAACAAACCTCAGGTGAACTTCAGGACACATGGGAATACCCGAGAATCACAGGTGATGGCAGCACTTCCACACTATGGGACAGTGCTCCAACCATGGGTTACCTGCACCACCTCATGACCACACACAAAGGCACCAATATAGTCCAAGTGTTGCTCCAAGGCAGAAAGGAATCAAACAGTGTGCCAAATGTTAGGAATTCATCAAAAATTGATGCCATCAGTTATGAACATGCCCACAGTCACGAGTGGAATCAGTCACCTGCACCACAGAGGGGCATAGTGCTTCCCTTCACAGTAGCTGATGTTATTCATCTGATACTGCCCAAGTCTCGGATCATAGCAGTGTTTCGTGAACCTGTTTCAAG GCTGTTTTCTAGTTATCTCTTCTTCACTAAGAAGGGAGACCTTTCTCCTCGCCACTTTGATGAGTCTGTGAGAACCTCGATACAAAAGTGGAATGCTTGTGTCAGGCAGTATTCAGACCGGACATGTGCTTACAACAAAACTCTACAAAATGCTATG GGAGTTCGTTTGTATAACGGACTGTATAATATATACATTAAGGACTGGCTGCAGGTCTTTCCTCGGGAACAAGTGTTGGTGTTACGAATGGAAGATTACCATAACAATGTTACCAAAACTCTGGCAAGCATTTACCACCACCTGGGTCTGA gATCAGCAACACctgacaaaaacaaaagaataaacatacataaagtctataacaaaaacatgaagaaatttTTAGTAGGAGATATGTTTGGCTCAACAAGAAAAATACTTCAAGAATTTTATAAACCTTATAACAAAGATTTAGCAAATCTTTTAAATGATCCAAAATTCAAATGGGAAGATGTAAGTGCAACACTGTGA